The proteins below are encoded in one region of Sulfitobacter sp. SK012:
- a CDS encoding DUF3299 domain-containing protein, which yields MAVKKPRLLVYVIACMIVGVSAAAERSEIGWAELIPPQSAIEDPFTELGPEQLDALRKILRFEASKDTTSSFITPEEAEKLRSQLSGDGLDVDRLFEQREIIIQERRAQSTAVNPNVIGIDVRIPGYVLPLEFKGKKVTSFLLVPYAGACIHTPPPPANQMVHVNYPDGIEVSGLFTPVWIEGKMIAKFSVQNVGLSDGGAQVEVGYEMSPEDIYLY from the coding sequence ATGGCAGTAAAAAAACCTAGGCTACTTGTTTATGTTATTGCCTGCATGATTGTTGGCGTCTCTGCCGCAGCGGAACGATCAGAAATCGGTTGGGCAGAACTCATACCGCCGCAGTCAGCCATTGAAGATCCTTTCACTGAGTTAGGTCCCGAACAACTGGATGCGCTCAGAAAGATACTCCGGTTTGAAGCATCAAAGGACACGACATCAAGCTTCATAACGCCCGAAGAAGCCGAAAAACTGCGCAGCCAGCTATCGGGTGATGGGCTTGATGTAGATCGGCTCTTTGAGCAACGTGAGATAATAATACAAGAGCGTCGAGCGCAATCTACCGCAGTAAACCCAAACGTAATCGGTATAGACGTCCGCATACCGGGCTACGTTTTGCCATTGGAATTCAAAGGTAAAAAGGTGACGTCTTTCTTGCTCGTACCTTACGCTGGTGCTTGCATTCACACACCGCCACCACCAGCAAACCAAATGGTGCATGTTAACTACCCTGACGGAATTGAAGTTTCGGGTTTGTTCACGCCGGTGTGGATAGAGGGGAAGATGATTGCCAAATTCTCGGTTCAAAACGTGGGATTATCAGATGGTGGGGCCCAAGTAGAGGTGGGCTACGAAATGTCACCCGAAGACATTTATTTGTATTGA